A region of Deltaproteobacteria bacterium DNA encodes the following proteins:
- the mfd gene encoding transcription-repair coupling factor yields MTRTPDELSAKSLPISRAIDALGTQARVRVTGVRSGARGHLLARVLAAGHGPVLAVAADEEAADALADDLAFFLGGAGTRERPVVLRLPDDEAFPFDELSPNRAVVQERLAALFHLRAGTPSLKALVLSARGLARKQLPPARLDALTEKIRKGQSVDRDELARRLVERGFQSAPVVEDAGTFSVRGGLLDVWSPAATKPARLEFFGDEVESLKSFDPETQRTIEELDELALCPATELLFSDEGKKRARAAALEAADAVNRPTSKTRELLDAIGQGVPAVGLDAVMPRLHPEGLAPLSTHLDAMGRKPLVFIDDPLGVQRALEEFDSDLGRAFAAARSRGEIALEPREHYLAPDAALKGLEGRATLESLGLYLRDAGPEPLQLSLEATTGLREAIVSHHGEDGALSPLVEKLRGWRDAGLVTAIACGSVGGADKLKRLLLDRNTMVKVHSEPFPASVEALRDPSVWAHLFPGDLSGGFVDRGGALAVLSDEEIFGARQRRRARARRIDPALLEFRELTEGDLVVHLEFGIGKYLGLVKKELAGIPGDFLLLEYAGGDKVYLPIHRLRQVQKFVGGDADKVKLDKLGGTAWEKTKRKVKEELLKMAGDLLRIYAARTAHPGIKFSEPDRYYRQFEADFEFEPTVDQQKAIDDVLADMTTGKVMDRLICGDVGYGKTEVALRAAFKAVLDKKQVAVLVPTTVLAAQHFLTFSKRFKDYPVRVEMVSRYRKNDEIRDVLRRLASGHVDVVVGTHRLLGKDVAFKDLGLLVVDEEQRFGVKHKEELKKLRTQVGVLTLSATPIPRTLHMSMAGVRDMTIIATPPADRKSIRTIVQKYDPQTVAESISRELARGGQVYYVHNRVESMPATLKTLQQLVPKARIGVAHGQMPEGELEDVMTAFVEKQFDVLLCSTIIESGLDIPSANTLIVERADMFGLAQLYQLRGRVGRSAARAYAYLLVPSERAVTPDAVKRLEVLQQFSELGAGFAIASHDLEIRGAGNLLGAEQAGTIAAVGFDLYAQLLDEAVRELRGEPPRQDVEPEVTLSLPAFIPEEYVPDVHQRLVLYKRFSDLGSDDELADLRAELIDRFGETPIEVDNLSELTLIKIDLRELRVRALESGPARVVITLGQQALLDPAKTAAFIQKSKGEYKLTPDMKLVARINSEAKDQDLIAEAKRVVRQVQKLAAD; encoded by the coding sequence ATGACCCGGACCCCCGACGAGCTCTCCGCGAAGTCGCTGCCCATCTCACGCGCCATCGACGCGCTGGGCACACAGGCTCGCGTGCGCGTCACGGGCGTGCGGTCGGGCGCGCGCGGGCACCTCCTGGCCCGTGTGCTCGCGGCGGGCCACGGCCCGGTGCTCGCGGTGGCGGCGGACGAAGAAGCGGCCGACGCGCTCGCCGACGATCTCGCGTTCTTCCTCGGCGGCGCGGGCACGCGCGAGCGGCCGGTGGTGCTGCGGCTTCCGGACGACGAGGCCTTCCCCTTCGACGAGCTCTCGCCCAACCGCGCGGTGGTGCAGGAGCGCCTGGCCGCGCTCTTTCACCTGCGCGCGGGCACCCCGTCGCTGAAGGCGCTGGTCCTCTCCGCGCGGGGCCTGGCTCGCAAGCAGCTCCCGCCTGCGCGCCTCGATGCGCTCACGGAGAAGATTCGCAAGGGCCAGTCCGTGGATCGCGACGAGCTCGCGCGGCGGCTGGTGGAGCGCGGGTTCCAGTCGGCGCCGGTGGTGGAGGACGCGGGTACGTTCAGCGTCCGCGGCGGCCTGCTCGACGTGTGGAGCCCCGCGGCCACGAAGCCCGCGCGCCTGGAGTTCTTCGGCGACGAGGTGGAGAGCCTCAAATCGTTCGATCCCGAGACGCAGCGCACGATCGAGGAGCTGGACGAGCTCGCGCTCTGTCCTGCCACGGAGCTGCTGTTCAGCGACGAGGGCAAGAAGCGCGCACGCGCCGCGGCGCTCGAGGCCGCCGACGCGGTGAACCGGCCCACCAGCAAGACGCGCGAGCTGCTCGACGCCATCGGCCAGGGCGTGCCCGCGGTGGGGCTCGACGCGGTGATGCCGCGGCTGCATCCCGAAGGGCTCGCGCCGCTGTCGACCCATCTCGATGCGATGGGCCGCAAGCCGCTCGTGTTCATCGACGATCCGCTCGGCGTCCAGCGCGCGCTCGAGGAGTTTGATTCGGATCTCGGACGCGCCTTCGCGGCCGCGCGCTCGCGTGGAGAGATCGCCCTGGAGCCGCGCGAGCACTACCTCGCGCCGGACGCCGCGCTGAAGGGGCTCGAGGGGCGCGCCACGCTGGAGAGCCTCGGGCTGTACCTGCGCGACGCGGGGCCGGAGCCGCTTCAGCTCTCGCTGGAAGCGACGACGGGCCTGCGCGAGGCCATCGTGTCGCACCACGGCGAGGACGGCGCGCTCAGCCCGCTGGTGGAGAAGCTGCGCGGCTGGCGCGACGCCGGCCTGGTCACGGCCATCGCGTGTGGCTCGGTGGGCGGCGCCGACAAGCTCAAGCGGCTCCTGCTCGATCGTAACACGATGGTTAAGGTTCACTCCGAGCCGTTCCCGGCTTCGGTCGAGGCGCTTCGCGATCCGAGCGTGTGGGCGCACCTGTTCCCGGGCGATCTCTCGGGCGGCTTCGTGGATCGCGGTGGCGCGCTCGCCGTGCTCAGCGACGAGGAGATCTTCGGGGCGCGCCAGCGGCGTCGCGCGCGTGCGCGTCGAATCGATCCGGCGCTGCTCGAGTTCCGCGAGCTCACCGAGGGCGATCTCGTCGTTCACCTCGAGTTCGGCATCGGCAAGTACCTGGGCCTGGTGAAGAAGGAGCTCGCGGGCATTCCCGGCGACTTCCTGCTGCTCGAGTACGCCGGCGGCGACAAGGTCTACCTGCCCATTCACCGGCTGCGGCAGGTGCAGAAGTTCGTCGGCGGCGACGCGGACAAGGTCAAGCTCGACAAGCTCGGCGGCACCGCGTGGGAGAAGACGAAGCGGAAGGTCAAAGAAGAGCTGCTCAAGATGGCCGGCGATCTGCTGCGCATCTATGCCGCGCGCACCGCGCACCCGGGCATCAAGTTCAGCGAGCCGGATCGCTACTACCGCCAGTTCGAGGCCGACTTCGAGTTCGAGCCCACGGTCGACCAGCAGAAGGCAATCGACGATGTGCTCGCGGACATGACCACCGGCAAGGTGATGGACCGGCTCATCTGCGGCGACGTGGGCTACGGAAAGACGGAAGTCGCGCTGCGCGCCGCGTTCAAGGCCGTGCTCGACAAGAAGCAGGTGGCCGTCCTGGTGCCGACGACGGTGCTCGCCGCGCAGCACTTCCTCACCTTCAGCAAGCGCTTCAAGGACTACCCGGTGCGCGTGGAGATGGTGTCGCGCTACCGCAAGAACGACGAGATCCGCGACGTGCTGCGAAGGCTCGCCTCGGGCCACGTCGACGTCGTCGTCGGGACGCATCGCCTGCTGGGCAAGGACGTGGCGTTCAAGGATCTGGGCCTGCTCGTCGTGGACGAGGAGCAGCGCTTCGGGGTGAAGCACAAGGAGGAGCTGAAGAAGCTGCGCACGCAGGTGGGCGTGCTCACGCTCAGCGCGACGCCCATTCCACGCACGCTGCACATGAGCATGGCCGGCGTGCGCGACATGACCATCATCGCCACGCCGCCCGCAGATCGAAAATCGATCCGCACCATCGTGCAGAAGTACGACCCGCAGACCGTGGCCGAGTCGATCTCGCGCGAGCTCGCGCGTGGCGGGCAGGTCTACTACGTGCACAACCGCGTGGAGTCGATGCCGGCCACGCTCAAGACCCTGCAGCAGCTCGTGCCCAAGGCGCGCATCGGCGTGGCGCATGGCCAGATGCCCGAGGGCGAGCTCGAAGACGTGATGACCGCGTTCGTGGAGAAGCAGTTCGATGTGCTGCTCTGCTCCACGATCATCGAGAGCGGGCTCGATATTCCCAGCGCGAACACGCTCATCGTCGAGCGCGCGGACATGTTCGGGCTGGCGCAGCTCTACCAATTGCGCGGGCGCGTCGGTCGATCGGCGGCGCGCGCGTATGCGTACCTGCTCGTGCCGAGCGAGCGCGCGGTGACGCCGGATGCGGTGAAGCGCCTCGAGGTGCTGCAGCAGTTCAGCGAGCTCGGTGCCGGATTTGCGATTGCGTCGCACGATCTCGAGATCCGCGGCGCAGGAAATCTGCTCGGCGCGGAGCAGGCAGGGACGATCGCGGCCGTCGGCTTCGACTTGTACGCGCAGTTGCTCGACGAAGCCGTGCGTGAGCTGCGCGGCGAGCCGCCCAGGCAGGACGTCGAGCCCGAGGTGACGCTGTCACTGCCTGCGTTCATCCCCGAGGAGTACGTGCCCGACGTGCACCAGCGGCTCGTGCTCTACAAGCGGTTCAGCGATCTCGGCAGCGACGACGAGCTCGCGGATCTGCGCGCCGAGCTCATCGATCGCTTCGGCGAGACGCCGATCGAGGTCGACAACCTGAGCGAGCTCACGCTCATCAAGATCGATCTGCGCGAGCTCCGCGTGCGCGCGCTCGAGAGCGGGCCCGCGCGCGTGGTGATCACCCTCGGCCAGCAGGCGCTGCTCGATCCCGCGAAGACCGCCGCGTTCATCCAGAAGTCGAAGGGCGAGTACAAGCTCACGCCCGACATGAAGCTCGTGGCGCGCATCAACTCCGAGGCGAAGGATCAGGATCTGATTGCCGAAGCGAAGCGCGTCGTGCGTCAGGTGCAGAAGCTCGCAGCGGATTAG